In Primulina eburnea isolate SZY01 chromosome 3, ASM2296580v1, whole genome shotgun sequence, one DNA window encodes the following:
- the LOC140827973 gene encoding protein LURP-one-related 17 isoform X1: MLRFLKSLSRTVHQFPEELEEGMKGHNHKSNYDTEDCTISLTVWRKSLVFNCNGFTVIGSDGNLVYRVDNYRGCSDQIVLMDGTGNPIFTICRRRKLRLVDCNSWLVYDGEVGKSRNNSSSKPIFYVRKNMNILETDSKVLAYVYDGIYDKKRVYTIEGTYKYRMCKILEESRRVVAEIKRKQDVAGGVSFGLEVFVLSVRPGLDSGVAMAIVSLLDQMFS, from the exons ATGCTTCGTTTCTTGAAATCTTTATCGAGAACAGTCCACCAATTTCCAGAAGAATTAGAAGAAGGGATGAAGGGTCATAATCATAAGAGTAATTATGATACTGAAGACTGCACCATTTCTCTAACGGTTTGGAGGAAATCGCTTGTTTTCAATTGCAACGGATTCACTGTGATTGGATCCGACGGCAATTTGGTGTACAGAGTCGATAATTACAGAGGATGTTCCGACCAAATTGTACTCATGGATGGCACCGGCAACCCCATTTTCACCATTTGTCGTCGCCGG AAGCTGAGGCTGGTGGATTGCAATAGCTGGCTTGTCTATGATGGGGAAGTGGGCAAATCTCGCAACAACTCATCGAGTAAACCTATCTTCTACGTGAGGAAAAACATGAACATTTTGGAAACAGATTCGAAAGTTCTTGCATACGTTTATGATGGGATATACGACAAGAAACGTGTATACACAATCGAGGGGACGTACAAATATCGCATGTGCAAGATTCTGGAAGAATCCAGAAGGGTCGTTGCGGAGATCAAGAGGAAACAGGATGTGGCGGGAGGCGTGTCTTTTGGTTTAGAAGTTTTTGTCTTGAGCGTTAGGCCGGGGTTGGATTCGGGGGTTGCTATGGCTATTGTATCACTACTTGATCaaatgttttcttga
- the LOC140827973 gene encoding protein LURP-one-related 8 isoform X2: protein MLRFLKSLSRTVHQFPEELEEGMKGHNHKSNYDTEDCTISLTVWRKSLVFNCNGFTVIGSDGNLVYRVDNYRGCSDQIVLMDGTGNPIFTICRRRLRLVDCNSWLVYDGEVGKSRNNSSSKPIFYVRKNMNILETDSKVLAYVYDGIYDKKRVYTIEGTYKYRMCKILEESRRVVAEIKRKQDVAGGVSFGLEVFVLSVRPGLDSGVAMAIVSLLDQMFS from the exons ATGCTTCGTTTCTTGAAATCTTTATCGAGAACAGTCCACCAATTTCCAGAAGAATTAGAAGAAGGGATGAAGGGTCATAATCATAAGAGTAATTATGATACTGAAGACTGCACCATTTCTCTAACGGTTTGGAGGAAATCGCTTGTTTTCAATTGCAACGGATTCACTGTGATTGGATCCGACGGCAATTTGGTGTACAGAGTCGATAATTACAGAGGATGTTCCGACCAAATTGTACTCATGGATGGCACCGGCAACCCCATTTTCACCATTTGTCGTCGCCGG CTGAGGCTGGTGGATTGCAATAGCTGGCTTGTCTATGATGGGGAAGTGGGCAAATCTCGCAACAACTCATCGAGTAAACCTATCTTCTACGTGAGGAAAAACATGAACATTTTGGAAACAGATTCGAAAGTTCTTGCATACGTTTATGATGGGATATACGACAAGAAACGTGTATACACAATCGAGGGGACGTACAAATATCGCATGTGCAAGATTCTGGAAGAATCCAGAAGGGTCGTTGCGGAGATCAAGAGGAAACAGGATGTGGCGGGAGGCGTGTCTTTTGGTTTAGAAGTTTTTGTCTTGAGCGTTAGGCCGGGGTTGGATTCGGGGGTTGCTATGGCTATTGTATCACTACTTGATCaaatgttttcttga